Part of the Candidatus Binataceae bacterium genome, CTCGCGACCGCGATGCGCTAGGCTGACGCATCGCATCCGCGCACAGGGAGTCGAGTATGAAAGGCTACGGCGTCACCGTTTCTCCAATGTCCGGGATTCCTTATCCGGAGTTCGTGCAACTCGCGCGCGAAACCGAGGACGCCGGATATTGCGGCGTTTTTATTCCCGAGGCCAACAATGACGCGCTGATGTGTTCGTTGAGCGTGGCGAACGCGACCAAGCGCATCACTATCGCCACCTGGATCGTCAATATCTATCTACGCGAGCCGACCTTGTGCGCGGCCGCGGCCGAGATGGTGCAGGACGCGGCGGGCGGGCGCTTCGTACTGGGACTCGGCGTCAGTCATCGGCCGGCGCTCGAAGCGCGGGGCATCGACATGGGCAACGCACGCACGCGGCTGCGTCGCGATACCAACGTGATCCGCGAGGCCTTTCGCGGCGAGATCAACATGTTCGGCATGAAGCTGCGCACGCCGCGCCAGCCGATACCGATCTATTACGCCGCCCTCGCGCTCGAAACCTCCAAGCTCGGCGGCGAGCTCGCCGACGGCCTGATGCTCTATATGTGCTCGCCCGAGCGGATGCGCAAATCGATCGATGCGGCCCGCGCCGTAGCCGGGCATCACGGCCGCAAGCTCGCAGCGGTCACGATGACCT contains:
- a CDS encoding LLM class flavin-dependent oxidoreductase; this translates as MKGYGVTVSPMSGIPYPEFVQLARETEDAGYCGVFIPEANNDALMCSLSVANATKRITIATWIVNIYLREPTLCAAAAEMVQDAAGGRFVLGLGVSHRPALEARGIDMGNARTRLRRDTNVIREAFRGEINMFGMKLRTPRQPIPIYYAALALETSKLGGELADGLMLYMCSPERMRKSIDAARAVAGHHGRKLAAVTMTCGVPVFLHDDLKTAYAAARQGLAFYGALPFYNRILAKSGFAAPAARVIEAAQRRDPKAMADAITDEMADAVALVGPAPRALERIEQYRKQGCDVPIFAPNPVGEDYGSAVRRVLKAFAKLN